The genomic interval CCTCTGTAGCTGTACAGACACCAAATTCATCTGTATCATCCCAATTTTTCATGAAAATTCCAATCACATCATATCCTTGTTCTTTTAAAAGAAGTGCTGCAACAGACGAGTCAACTCCTCCGGACATGCCTACTACAACACGTGTATCTTTCGGTGCTTTTACCATTTCTATTTCCCCTTTAGCCCTTCCCTTTTCATGGAAGGGAAGGTTAATTATTTTGTCAGACGGTTAATTATTTTAACTAACTCCTGACCGACCTTTTCTATTTGTTGTTCTGTATTATTTAATCCAAAGCTAAATCGAATAGAATTTTTCGTTCTTTCTGATTCTTTACCAAACATACTCACTAAAACATGGGATGGTTCAATTGATCCAGCTGTACATGCAGAACCACTAGAAGCAGCAATACCAGCTAAGTCTAGATTAACTAACATCGCTTCTACATTTGTACCAGGAAAGCTTAAGTTTAAAACATGTGGCAGGGTATTATCAACTAATCCGTTTTGTTCAAATGAAATATTATGATCTTTTAACATTTCAATCAATATTTCCTTATACTTTTTATATTGCTCTCTCTTCTGTACCCTATTCTGCTCAGCAATTTCTACTGCCAGTTGAAAACCAGCTACAGAAGGTACATTTTCTGTTCCAGCTCTTCTTTTTTTCTCTTGCTCTCCTCCAAAAAATCGGGGATTAAGCTTTATACCGTTTCTTACATACAAAAACCCTATTCCTTTAGGTCCGTTAATCTTATGAGAAGATACAGATAAAAGGTCGATATTCTGTTCTTTTACATCAATATCTTCTAAACCATAGGCTTGTACAGCATCTGTATGAAATGCAGCAGGGTGATCTTTTAACATTAAACCAATTTCCTTGATTGGCTGAACGGATCCTACCTCATTATTGCCATACATAATGGTAACGAGAATGGTATCTTCTCTTAATGCCGTTTTAAATTCCTCTAAATCAATTACTCCATTTTCGTTTACAGAAAGATAAGTAATCTCAAAGCCTTTTTTCTCTAATTCCTGGCAGGCATGCAATACAGCATGATGCTCGATTTCTGTCGTAATAATATGTTTTCCTGCTGTTTCTTTGCTCTCAGCAATTCCAAAGATTGCATAATTATCAGCCTCTGTGCCACCACTTGTAAAAATAATTTCATTTTCAAGTGCACCAATGCTAGAAGCAATTACTGCTCTTGCATTATCTAAGATATTTCGCGCCTGTCTTCCATAGGCGTGAATACTAGAGGGATTTCCAAATTGGTCTTTCATGATTTCATACATTCTGTCTATTACTTTTGGATGCATGGGTGAAGTCGCCGCATGATCCACATAAATATGTTCCAAGTTATTCACCTACATTTTTATTTATCATTTTATATATAAAACATATAACCGTCTGTACTGCCGTCTTCTTTATGATTAGCTAGATCTTCGATTGTTGTAGAATCCAGAACATCCTTTACCGCATCTCTGATTTTCATCCATAATGCTTTTTTTGCTGGTTCTTCATCTTCGATTCCTTCTACTGGACTAATAGGTCCTTCTAAAATGCGGATAATGTCTCCAGCTGTAATTTTATTTGGATCATCTCCTAAAACATAACCACCATATGCTCCGCGAATACTCCTTACATAACCAGCGTTTCGCAATGGTGCAACTAATTGCTCCAGGTAATGTTCCGAGAGATTATTTGTTTGTGCTATGGATTTTAAGGAAATCGGTCCGTCTCCATGCTTCTTTGCTAATTCCATCATAATGGTTAATCCATATCTTCCTTTAGTTGATATCTTCATTATTTTGCCTCCCGCTCCATTTTCTGTTGTTGAATGTTTTTCCCTGTTCTCACGTTTCGATTTAATATATAGGTCGTCCATTTCGTACACTGTGGGATACTCCACCCGGCAATTCTCCCTATTAAGATTGCATAAATAATGGTTCCCCATGATACTGGTCCACCTAATATCCATCCAATTATCAAAACGATAGCTTCCATTAATAACCTAGTTTTCGCGATGCTTCCACCAAATTTTTCTGATAAGACAATCATTAAGCTATCCCTTGGACCAGCCCCAAGTTTAGCAGAAATATAGATTCCCATTCCATATCCCATAATGAGTAATCCTATTAAAAACATCATCCATCTTTCAATCAGTATAGAGGGGGTATTCATAAAAGGAAGAAGTAAAAAGAAATCTATAAACATTCCTACTAGTACCATATTTAAAAATGCCCCAAAAGGTGGAATCCTTTTAGAAAGTATTGCTGCAATTAATAATATAAAAAAGCCAACTATAATTGACCAGCTACCAATAGTTAAACCAAATTGAATATGCAATCCAATATTTAAAATATCCCAAGGGGCAGAACCTAGATTCGCTTGTATAACTAAAACAATACCTAATGACATGATTAAAAGCCCTAAAATAAAAATGACAAGTCGTTCAACTGGTTTATCTTGGCTTAAGAAGGATTTCATTTGTTGCCCCTTTTAATTTCCCTATATTATGTGTGTTTTTCTGTATAATTGCCATTAAGCATTATAGCATAATTACGGTTGAATTGTTGATATAGAATAGCTTTTGTATATTCTATATCCAGTATAATTATTTTATATCCTATCTATTCAATAGGATATCATATTTTTTCGGTTCACATAATAATAGTGGATTTATTGTATTTATTTAATTTGTTTTCCTAGTAAAAAATCTATTATGAAAAAGAAGGGATTTCTTCTTTGGCCAAAGAAGAAATCCCTCCTGATTATTGATTCTCTTCCATTTATTGATTCTCTTCCATTAATCTAAACGCTGATAATGTCATGATTTTTATCCCATGCAGCAAGCTATTTAATTGAAAATGCATGTCAGGATGATGGAGACCAGGCTGCAGATCTGTTCCTAAGCCAATCATTGTCGTTTGAAGATGGTCATTTGCTTTTGCGTAATAATGAAAATCCTCGCCACCAGGTGTCACTGGTGGTTTAACTAACCCTTCCTCACCAAGTATATCTTTAATGCTCCTAGCCACTATTCCCTCCATCCATTTATTGGGATTGGCAGCAGGCATTTCTGATAATAATTCTAATTCTACTTTTGCTCCATTCACTTCTCCCGCTAATCTTATTTGGCTTTCTAGTTTAGCAATAAGCTCCTCCATTGCTTCATTTGTTTGTGCACGAACATCAATCCCAAACTCCCCATAATCGGGAATAATATTAAAATTCTTCCCTCCAGCCTGCGCAAATGTTAATTTCGCCGATGCCGGAATAACTGGATTTAATGGGAGAGAATGAATCGCTAAATTAATTGCCGTTAAGCTATCAATCACATTTATTCCTAAATGAGGTCTAGCTGCATGTGCCTGCATGCCATATATTTTCCCTTTAAAGCTTGCTGCTGCCCCATGATATATAGCGGGAGAGCATTCGCCAAATCTCATTTCTTGTATTGGTCGCACATGTAGCCCTAATAAATAATCTACATCGTCTAAAAGTCCTTTATTGATGAAAGAAATCGCACCGCCACCAGTCTCTTCTGCTGGCTGAAAAAGACATTTAATCCTCCCCTTTGGTACCACTCCTAATGCCTTTAAACATTTTATTGTAAAAAGTAAAATAGTCGTATGTGCATCATGACCACAGGAATGATTTGCATTCCATTCCCCGTTTACTTGCTGCCATAATGCATCCATATCTGCACGAAGCCCTATAACGGGTCCATTTCCAGCTCCAAAAGAACCTACTATACCTGTCTGATCGTCAAATACTTCATAGGAAATAGATAACTTTTCTAGTTCTTCCTTTATAAAATTAGTGGTTTCAATTTCTTCCCAGCTTATTTCAGCGTTATTATGAAGATAGTGATACATTTCAAGTATACTTTCCCTTTGATGGTCCACCCAATGGTCTATTTCCTCTCGCATTTTCCCCCTCCTATATTCATCTTCAAATTTATTTTCCATTTATTCATTTCATTAGTGACGATGATTCTTCGTTAAGCAATAAGGTTATACAGAGCTAACAATATAATAGTTCACTAAATTATTAGTCGTTTGAAAAGCCTCAAGCCTAAACCCCTTGTCAAACAGGTGCTTAAATGCATCTCTTAATTGGAAACGCCACTTTTCTGCTATTACAAAGTCTCTTTCTTTTATCTTATGTATATCTTTCGGAACAGGAATCTTGTAGTAATCAACTTGATTAAAATTAATTTCTAATGAGAGTGGGCTAGGCATATCTTCAACCATTTCCCAAGAAATGCAGCTTTGAATTTGCTCTTCTGCTGGAATACAATCAACAGAACTTTTTTTAAGATCCCATTCTAATAAAAACCTGTCAGATGGCAACCCACCATTTAATTCATCATTCATTATTCCGTAATGATTAGGATAATAGGTTTTCACTATCCCTCCTAGTTTCGCAATATTAAGATAGGCATTACGTGATTCTAAAGGGTCAAAAGTCCACATTATTTTTTTGTAGCCTTGCTTTAACGCTATTTCTTTTTGCTTTACTTTCATTTTATAACCTAATCCACCGTCTCTATGTTCCTCCTGAACGGCCATCATATGCGAAACTAGATATACCTCATTTTGACAAAATCCAGGAAAACCATAACAAAAGCCAACTAATTCTTCCTTAATAAAAGCTCCAATAAGGATTCCTCCGTTATGAAGCGATGCGATTAAAAATGGATAAGGTGTTGTATTCCTCTTGTTCCAAATTACATCTTGAAATTCTACAACCTTTTCTATTTCTTTTTTATCGGTAACTTCTCTTATCAGATAGGGATTCAACTAAATTCCCCCCCATACCTTATACTGATTTATTTTCATAAACTTTAGTCGTTAACAAGTATTTATTAATGACTTCCTTATTCAACTCAAAACCAATACCATCACCTGCCGGAACATCAATTTTCCCAAGACTAGACAAAGTAACCTCTGGAAGAATAATATCCTCATGCCAATAGCGATTAGATGCAGACGTATCTCCTGCAATCGTGAAGGAAGGAAGCGTTGTAATAGCAATATTATGCGCTCTTCCGATTCCTCCTTCCAGCATCCCGCCACACCATACTGGAATGCTATGCTTTTCACATAAATCATGAATTTTCTTCGCTTCCGTTAATCCACCAACACGACCAATTTTAATGTTAATGATTTTACAGCTTCCTAATTCAATGGCTTTACGCGCATCCTCTACAGAATGAATGCTTTCATCTAAACATATAGGGGTTGCAAGCTCACTCTGTAATATCGAATGATCAATAATATCATCATATGCTAATGGCTGTTCAATCATCATTAATTTGAGGGGATCCATTTCTTTAATTCGCTCAATATCGGCTAACGTATAGGCAGAGTTAGCATCAGCCATTAAAGGAATATCAAAGCCAAATGTTTCTCTTATTTTCGTTAATGGTTCCAGATCATATCCAGGTTTAATTTTCACTTTGATTTTTTTGTAGCCTTCTGATAAAAATCGATCCACTTTTGCTAGAAGCTTATCTGTTGTTTTTTCGATTCCAATGCTTACTCCAACATCAATGGAGGTTTGTACTCCCCCAAGCGCCTTTGAAAGGGAAATGCCCTTTTTCTTACTATATAAATCCCACACAGCACCTTCTAACGCTGCTTTCGCCATATTATTTCGTCTAATGGGAGCAAACCGCTTGCTAACATCATCTGGATGGTTAATTTCTTCTTTTAACAATAGTGGAATTAAAAATGCATTTAGCATATAAGCAACCGTTCCAGTCGTTTCTTCACTATAGGTTGGGTCTGGTAAAGCAACAGACTCCCCATACCCAATGTGCTCTCCACTATAGATTTTAATAATGAGAAAATCCTTCTCCAAAAGCTTCCCAAAGCTTGTCTCAAAGGGACTCACCAATGGCATTTTTACATGTTGAACTTCTATCTTATCGATTTGCACCTTTTCACATCCTTACACTGTCTTTCTTCTATTTTAATAGTTATTTGAATTTTGTGTATACTTTTATTTAAAAAATCGAAATATGTTAGAAAACATTTCAAACCTAATATACTATACAGTAAGACAAAGTAGCTGGGACAAAAGTATTTCAGCAAAAAAACCAAACAATCACACAGTCGTATGATTATTTGGCAATTTTATTAATAACATACTTTCCGGGAGTTACTCCCTCATACTGCTTAAATATCCTTATAAAGGTATTAACATTTTTACATCCTACCATTTCTCCAACTTCTGAAACCATATATTTTCCAGATTTCAGTAAATCCTTTGATTTTTCTACTTTTAACTGATTTACATAATTTTTAAAAGAGGATTTCAAATGATCTTTAATTAACTTGCTAACATATGATTCACTTAATTGAAAATAATTTGCTACTTCTCCTAACGACAAATCCTTTGTGTAATTATCTTGAATATAACGAATGACACTTTCAACTGTTGAAAGCTTAATAGAGTGTTTTTCACCTAGGAGAAGCATTAGTTCATCGAAAATATCTAAAAAGGCAGTCTTTAAAATCTCGATATCCGTACTATTCAAAAGAAAAAAGACATCTTTATTCTTTTGATAAAATTCGCCAAACGAAAGATTAAATTTATCCAGAATTCTTTTTAATGTGTTAACAAGAGCGTTTCTAAAATCATAAATATTATATATATCCATGCTCTCTTCTCTAAAATTTGTTTCTACAATTTCCTTGATTAATTTCTTAGCATTCTTCATATCTCTATTTTGTATTAAATTTATTAAGATACTTTCCGTTTCTACACTATATGAATATTCATTCTCAGAGAATAAAGGAACATTATTCGTACATAGACATTCTGTATCAATAAAAGAATATTTTTGATCTCTAAGCTTAAAGGAAGACTTAAATATCTCTGGTAAATCTTGTATGGAAGAAAAAACTTGAGAGAGGGTAAAAGTGATTTCTACTCCTATTTCTTTTTCGTTTCTTTTTATCACTCTATTTAAAATATCTAATACATTATGCTGATTCTTTTCTGCAAAAAACACACAAAAATATCGATGATCAATAGGAAATGAAATCAATTTGTGTTTAGTGTCTTTTTCATTAAATAATGCTAATACTTTTTTTCTTAACGTTAACATATTACCTTCTCTTAAATTTGATTCCACTTCTCGGCCTTCAATCGAAATAATGGCAAGCATTCCACCATTACGGAATGAATCTAACTGAAGAAGGTTTAGTCTTTTTTCTATAAACTGCTTATCATAATTTTCGTAAATGATATTCTTTAGAAAGTTTTCTTGTAAATCCGTTAATGAGCTTTCTTGGAAATGCACTAAACTTTGATTGATTTCATTTATGTCATGAATATTAGATAGAATATAATCTAATTCATTTTTTATGTAACCCTCCAAGCTATTCTTTTCCTCGCCACTTCTAATGTTTTTAATAATTTCTTCAATTGGTGAATAAGATTTTCTACTAAGAACAGTAGTTAGAATAAACCCTAATAGTAGTAAAAATAACAAAATGATTCCTATGCTCTTTATCGTTTGAACTGGTAGTCCAATTCCCTTATGTAGATTCGTTATATATAAGTAATTAATAGTTGGTATCGCATTCGAACGCTTTTGATAGGCATAATATTCATCTAAAGAACGATGAATGATTTGATTTTCATGCATATTTTTCACCGGCAAAAAGCTAGATAGTACATTTTCTCCATTATTAGTTGTTGATGCTAAAGTAAACTCATTTACTATTCCAAGAATACTATTATCATCTGGTAAAGCGGTCGGTAATAAGGCCTTCTTCTCCCATATAATAAAAAAATAAAGGTTTTGCTTTTTCTGATTATAATAGACTTTGTTAACAATGATTAATTTGTCCTTTGCATCATAACATTGTAAATCATTGTTTACTTGTGAATCCATAAAACCTTTTAGCTCTTCCAAATTATGATCCATATGAATAAATTTCATGTAGTCATTAAACAAAAAATATCCATCAGAACTTGTTATGTCTGTTCCAAAATCTTTTAAAACAGCAAGATTAAATCCTAATTGATCGTTGGAGAAATGATTTCCTGTTAACTCAGTGAACAATTTGCTATAAATATTGTAATTAAACTGATCCATTTCTAAAAAATCCGTTATAACCTCCTGCTGCGACAAAAGCCTGACAACATTTAATGAAACATCTAAACGATAGTCAATGATATTACTTTCCCTTTCAAGAAACATTTCATTTAATTTATCCATTTCCAGCCTATTTTGAGAATATTCCTGTGAGATTGTAACAAATAGAATAATTGAAGTATAAATAATGATAACAATGGAGAATGACAGAAAAATTTTCTTGAAAATCGTTTTCCGAAACATAATATCACCCTCTTTTTGCTATTATTTAATGGACTATAAATGCTAAACAAGGTTTTAGAAGAGGATTGCTAAAGCAAGCGGAATATGGACATTAATAGGTGGACAAAAATTTTTTCCACCTATTAACCTCTTTACAAGTATTTAAAAAGCTTACACAATGCGAATCGTTTTAATTTCATATGGATTTAATTCAAACGTAATTTCATTCTGTATATCTATAGGATGTGTCAAGTCTTTTTCCATCAAATTTGTTTCATTCCATTTTGTACAATGGAACAATGGCTTGAAGCTTAAATTGCGTTTACTACCAAGATGATCATGTACTCTTATAATCATCCCATTACCATCTTCAGCTAATTTTATCGCATCGATGTATACGCTTTCTTCCGGTTGTAGTGTAAATAGCCCCTTAAACCCTTTATTTCCTTTCACCACGGATAACGGCTGATTTATTGCCCAAGCTTCTTCAACGGTTCTTCCTTCTACGAAATCTCCCTTGTGCGGAAGAAGACTATACGTAAATTCATGATGTCCTATATCAGCTGTTGGATCTGGATATATTCCACCTTTTAATAAAGTAATCCTCATTGTTTGATCCTTAATATCATGACCATATTTACAATCATTTAATAAGCTTACTCCATATTCCCTTTGCGAGAAGTCCACCCACTGATGTGCAACTGTTTCAAATTTTGCCATATCCCAGCTTGTATTCCAATGTGTAGGTCGCTTGACATTACCATATTGAATATCATACGTTGCTTCCGTATTTCGAATGTTGACATCAAACCCTGCTTTGAGTAATTGTTCTCTTTCTTTCCAATCAACCATTGTAATAAAATCTATTCGACGTGAATTATTATAAACCTTCATATTTTGTATAATTCTAGAAGTACCAAACATATAAATAAATTCCACTGAGACATATAAACTATTGTTTTCCTTGAC from Niallia sp. FSL W8-0635 carries:
- a CDS encoding YczE/YyaS/YitT family protein is translated as MKSFLSQDKPVERLVIFILGLLIMSLGIVLVIQANLGSAPWDILNIGLHIQFGLTIGSWSIIVGFFILLIAAILSKRIPPFGAFLNMVLVGMFIDFFLLLPFMNTPSILIERWMMFLIGLLIMGYGMGIYISAKLGAGPRDSLMIVLSEKFGGSIAKTRLLMEAIVLIIGWILGGPVSWGTIIYAILIGRIAGWSIPQCTKWTTYILNRNVRTGKNIQQQKMEREAK
- a CDS encoding M20 peptidase aminoacylase family protein, yielding MREEIDHWVDHQRESILEMYHYLHNNAEISWEEIETTNFIKEELEKLSISYEVFDDQTGIVGSFGAGNGPVIGLRADMDALWQQVNGEWNANHSCGHDAHTTILLFTIKCLKALGVVPKGRIKCLFQPAEETGGGAISFINKGLLDDVDYLLGLHVRPIQEMRFGECSPAIYHGAAASFKGKIYGMQAHAARPHLGINVIDSLTAINLAIHSLPLNPVIPASAKLTFAQAGGKNFNIIPDYGEFGIDVRAQTNEAMEELIAKLESQIRLAGEVNGAKVELELLSEMPAANPNKWMEGIVARSIKDILGEEGLVKPPVTPGGEDFHYYAKANDHLQTTMIGLGTDLQPGLHHPDMHFQLNSLLHGIKIMTLSAFRLMEENQ
- a CDS encoding GNAT family N-acetyltransferase; amino-acid sequence: MNPYLIREVTDKKEIEKVVEFQDVIWNKRNTTPYPFLIASLHNGGILIGAFIKEELVGFCYGFPGFCQNEVYLVSHMMAVQEEHRDGGLGYKMKVKQKEIALKQGYKKIMWTFDPLESRNAYLNIAKLGGIVKTYYPNHYGIMNDELNGGLPSDRFLLEWDLKKSSVDCIPAEEQIQSCISWEMVEDMPSPLSLEINFNQVDYYKIPVPKDIHKIKERDFVIAEKWRFQLRDAFKHLFDKGFRLEAFQTTNNLVNYYIVSSV
- a CDS encoding helix-turn-helix transcriptional regulator, yielding MFRKTIFKKIFLSFSIVIIIYTSIILFVTISQEYSQNRLEMDKLNEMFLERESNIIDYRLDVSLNVVRLLSQQEVITDFLEMDQFNYNIYSKLFTELTGNHFSNDQLGFNLAVLKDFGTDITSSDGYFLFNDYMKFIHMDHNLEELKGFMDSQVNNDLQCYDAKDKLIIVNKVYYNQKKQNLYFFIIWEKKALLPTALPDDNSILGIVNEFTLASTTNNGENVLSSFLPVKNMHENQIIHRSLDEYYAYQKRSNAIPTINYLYITNLHKGIGLPVQTIKSIGIILLFLLLLGFILTTVLSRKSYSPIEEIIKNIRSGEEKNSLEGYIKNELDYILSNIHDINEINQSLVHFQESSLTDLQENFLKNIIYENYDKQFIEKRLNLLQLDSFRNGGMLAIISIEGREVESNLREGNMLTLRKKVLALFNEKDTKHKLISFPIDHRYFCVFFAEKNQHNVLDILNRVIKRNEKEIGVEITFTLSQVFSSIQDLPEIFKSSFKLRDQKYSFIDTECLCTNNVPLFSENEYSYSVETESILINLIQNRDMKNAKKLIKEIVETNFREESMDIYNIYDFRNALVNTLKRILDKFNLSFGEFYQKNKDVFFLLNSTDIEILKTAFLDIFDELMLLLGEKHSIKLSTVESVIRYIQDNYTKDLSLGEVANYFQLSESYVSKLIKDHLKSSFKNYVNQLKVEKSKDLLKSGKYMVSEVGEMVGCKNVNTFIRIFKQYEGVTPGKYVINKIAK
- the cymR gene encoding cysteine metabolism transcriptional regulator CymR; the encoded protein is MKISTKGRYGLTIMMELAKKHGDGPISLKSIAQTNNLSEHYLEQLVAPLRNAGYVRSIRGAYGGYVLGDDPNKITAGDIIRILEGPISPVEGIEDEEPAKKALWMKIRDAVKDVLDSTTIEDLANHKEDGSTDGYMFYI
- the menC gene encoding o-succinylbenzoate synthase; translated protein: MQIDKIEVQHVKMPLVSPFETSFGKLLEKDFLIIKIYSGEHIGYGESVALPDPTYSEETTGTVAYMLNAFLIPLLLKEEINHPDDVSKRFAPIRRNNMAKAALEGAVWDLYSKKKGISLSKALGGVQTSIDVGVSIGIEKTTDKLLAKVDRFLSEGYKKIKVKIKPGYDLEPLTKIRETFGFDIPLMADANSAYTLADIERIKEMDPLKLMMIEQPLAYDDIIDHSILQSELATPICLDESIHSVEDARKAIELGSCKIINIKIGRVGGLTEAKKIHDLCEKHSIPVWCGGMLEGGIGRAHNIAITTLPSFTIAGDTSASNRYWHEDIILPEVTLSSLGKIDVPAGDGIGFELNKEVINKYLLTTKVYENKSV
- a CDS encoding cysteine desulfurase family protein; this translates as MEHIYVDHAATSPMHPKVIDRMYEIMKDQFGNPSSIHAYGRQARNILDNARAVIASSIGALENEIIFTSGGTEADNYAIFGIAESKETAGKHIITTEIEHHAVLHACQELEKKGFEITYLSVNENGVIDLEEFKTALREDTILVTIMYGNNEVGSVQPIKEIGLMLKDHPAAFHTDAVQAYGLEDIDVKEQNIDLLSVSSHKINGPKGIGFLYVRNGIKLNPRFFGGEQEKKRRAGTENVPSVAGFQLAVEIAEQNRVQKREQYKKYKEILIEMLKDHNISFEQNGLVDNTLPHVLNLSFPGTNVEAMLVNLDLAGIAASSGSACTAGSIEPSHVLVSMFGKESERTKNSIRFSFGLNNTEQQIEKVGQELVKIINRLTK